From Erigeron canadensis isolate Cc75 chromosome 5, C_canadensis_v1, whole genome shotgun sequence:
TTGTAATGAGTTTGGTAAAGTTATGAATATTTCACTTCAAGGTAAAGGGCTTTTTGGTCAAATACCACCTGAGATTGGTGACCTTAAAAGCTTATCTGGGTTGTATCTACATTTTAATGGTTTGCATGGTGAAATTCCTAAAGAAATTGGTGAGTTGACTCAACTCACTGATTTGTATCTTAATGTTAATAATCTTTCTGGTGAGATCCCCACTGAGCTTCAGAATATGGCTAATCTTCAaggttagattttattttttttataatatattttagagTTTTGTAATAGTATAAGTTAGATTTTTAAGACACATtgttttatattcttttaatgTAATCAATTTgtgtttgtatatgtaatattcATTCCTCAAGGTTAGTAGTATTGAGGGGATTTTTTAAAacttcttttgtattcttgtaaatattcaaatttgatttttgcatttaatacaaaaataccacttttatttttgtaatgtaaTTTGGATTTTTGACATAATTGCAGAATGGACAATAATGTATGTTTGTATATTTAAAATGCCTGCAAAATGGGTAGGAATTAATTACACTAGCAGTAACATGTAAGGAAGAAGGAATCAATGTTAGGTTAGCTCTAGtataaaaatttcaatcaaaacaaccaaaacatGGTCCAAGTGTCAATACATAACTGACAAGTCATTACAACAGCATTActttgtttttgtatattttgatGTGAAAAAGAACAAGAATTACCAAATGTTATCTAGTAAAATGTGTGGCTTCTTAGAGAAGGACATTTTCTACATTTTGTCTTGGTTctaagtttaaataaaataaaaatgaagaatatctcattttgttcattatttccaacaaggttGTCATGTTACAAGAATCCTAGGTTATACATTATAGTATTGTCATTTGGGGGCCCATATATGTTTTATGAACATGTGATAGTGGATTGTTTATGCTGAACTGAAATGAAGTTTTGAATTCATTCACATAATTGTGACCCTTTTTTACACATTTAGTAAACGAGCTCTTGACAAACAAAATGTGCATTTCTTTAATACGTAAATGAACATATACAAGCCAGGAAGTGATGTGAGACCATCTGTGTGAACAGAAACAACGATAGGAACcataaagtaaagtaaaaccAGTATAAACAGTTAAGACCGTAATCTGATCAATGATGTATGATTTGTAATTCTAatgttgttttcttattttatagttttacaaCTATGCTACAATCATTTGAGTGGAAGCTTGCCTCCACAACTTGGTTCTTTAAAGAAACTTAATGTACTTGCTGTTCAATACAACCAACTCAGTGGTGCTATCCCTGCAACTCTTGGAGATGTGGGGACTTTACAGAGATTGGACTTGAGTTTCAATCGCCTTTTTGGCTCCATCCCAATGAAAATAGCCGATGCACCATTGCTGCAGGTGTTGGATGTGCGAAACAATACGCTTTCCGGAAATGTCCCTTTAGGTAATATTAGCTTTCTGTTATGAATTTGCTGGTGTCTTGAAACATGAGTTACCCGCTTTCATTTCACATTGACTTTTCAAACCATCgtttgtatgaaaatgctccAACATATTGTGGTTTGTTAAGAGTGTTAAGAGTTTTGGGCAAGAGTTATATGGTTATTTTTTGCATATTTGTTGCTATATTTCAGGAGTCTATCGATCgtgcttagtttttttttttttaaaacaatctGTAAACTTAAGtgtacatatttacaaatttgcAAAAACTAAAACACTTTTTCATTGCAAAATCTTTGTTTGTTATGGTGTTAATACCGTTTTTGGAACCTCATTGTGGTTCTACTTTCTAGTGATCAAGTGAATATGGTCTCACAGAATGaagattatatatgttttttagttGTTTGGCATTTACATATCAGTCCACTTATCTATGTTTTTACCATTTTTTCTGAAGTTTTGAAGAAACTTGACGAAGGATTTCAGTATGCAAACAACTCAGCGTTATGTGGATCCGGTTTTGCTGATCTCAACGTCTGCAACTCTTCTTTTGGTCCCGAAAACCCTGATAAACCAGAGCCATTTGGGCCACAATCAAAAGGACTCACACCAAAGGCCATTCCACAGTCTGCAAATGTAGTCACCGCCcagtcaaagtcaaagtcatcTAATGCCGGACTTGCTGCTATTCTTGGAGCTGTTGTAACCACCATGCTGTTAGTTGCCGGGCTTTTTTCTTTCGTATGGTATCGCCGGAGAAAACAGAGAATCGGAACAGCCTTCGAAACATCTGATAGTCGGATTAGTACTGACCAATATCAAGTCAAAGAAATAGTCAACAGGAGAAGCGCGTCACCCCTCATAAGTCTTGAATATTCTAATGGGTGGGACCCAATGTCGAAAAGCCAAACAGGAAGTGGGTTCTTGCAAGAGGTTCTCGAGAGCTTCATGTTCAATGTTGATGACGTGGAGTCAGCAACTCGATTCTTTTCTGACTCCAACTTATTAGGGAAAAGCAGCTTTTCAGCTACTTATAAAGGGATTCTACGGGATGGATCTATAGTTGCTATTAAACGTATAACTAAAACAAGCTGTATATCTGATGAAACCGAGTTTTTGAAGGGGTTAAAGATACTAACCTCACTGAAACACGAAAATCTTGTTAGGTTACGAGGGTTTTGTTGTTCGAAAGGTAGGGGAGAATGCTTTCTGATCTATGATTATGTTGCCAAGGGTAACTTGTTGCGATATCTTGATGTGAAGGGCAAAAGTGGCAGCGGGAATGTTCTTGACTGGTCAACTCGATTCTCAATTATCAAAGGCATTGCTAAAGGTTAGTCATAATCTGGTTGATTTTAACTTGTTATTGATTATTGGATATCCAAACATCCCAAAGTGTTCGGTTTTATGAAATTATGTCTTTGTGTTTCTTGTTGTAATAGGTATCGAGTACCTACATGGGATAAAAGGAAAGAAACCAGGCCTTGTTCATCAAAACATATCAGCCGAAAAAGTTCTCATCGATCAAAACTATACCCCACTGCTCTCCGGTTCAGGCCTGCACAAACTATTAGCCGATGATATCATCTTTTCAACACTCAAAGGCAGCGCTGCAATGGGATACCTTGCTCCCGAGTACACCACAACTGGCCGATTTACTGAAAAGAGTGACATATATGCATTTGGGATGCTCATTTTTCAGATCATCTCAGGGAAAACGAGAATTAGCCTATCCATTCGTCAAGCTGCTGAGTTATGCAAGTTTCAAGAGTTTGTGGACGCTAATCTTGATGGTAAGTTCTCTGAGCCCGAGGCCATCATGCTAGGGAAAATTGCATTGCTGTGTACTCATGAACTCCCTGGCTCAAGGCCAACCATTGAGACCGTAACACAAGAGTTGAGCAACTTGGGTTGCACACCCTGATTCACAAATCCATAGGGAAGGTAGTAGGAGTTATTAGCTAGGTTCGAGTTTCTCACTCGAGTTAGTTATGTTATCGTTTGTACTTCACCTTAAGATCGCGTAAAACTAGCATATGTCTGTTTGAGTAGTTATTACTTCCTTTGACTTTGACAATGACTGtaattggaattggaatctgattATAAGCTTCTCTTTTCTGAGCTGATGTTTCCGCATCAAAATCAGCAATTTGTTGATTAAATGgcaaattataataaaatgtagtACCAATGCGCGGAAAAGTCTAAAATTGCagttgaagtttataattggtAAAAGAAGAACGTGTAACCATGGAGGGATGTATATTCAGGTTCTTTGGGAGGAACTAGTATTTTTGTGGCCGGTTTTTTTTCGTTCTTTTTTAAGATGATCATTTGTTTACTTAGATAGATTCGAACAAGTTACAAATATTTCTTAATTATCagaagtattttattttatttattttttctaaaggtgaattttgcttgaaaacttcgtgtcgcgattcgatagcgggaggtctaacatatgttgtcttaactgggtccgcgctagagagctctctcgaagtagaaatgcttatttcaaatacccgatggggggaaaaacccctactaatccatccgaaggcacgacgatcaatagggtaaaccctgcctcctcaaacttaaacataaatatacccaagccaaacattcatagaaagactttctatgtacttcccaagttTTACAAAACCTCCTATTTGTTattgtaaaaatgaaaagagttaTATCTCAAAAGTGTTGTAAGTGCATGGAGAGTCGTTAAAGTTCACACTAATCAAAATATTTGGTTCTAATCCAAATCTCAAGTAATCAAACGAAGACAAAGTATTGAAATACTATTTTATcgaaaaacaataattttttacCCTAAAAAATCTACAAATTACCTAAAAGTCAGTCTTCATATGCACTTTTAGTTGTCTTTTCCGAGTGTTTGTAATGGTGTTTGTGTGGACAAGGTGGAAGGTTTCCACCTTGGTGTTATCAAGGTGGTCCATTACAAGAGTTGGTGTGGTTACCTTGGGAAGAGttggatggtggtggtgtggttaattttttattgttttttattttatttttgattggtTATTCTAATATTATGAGGTATAATTTTTTGGGTTATTGTTATAAAAGTTGTGTGATTTTGGTGTGGTTTTGATGGAGTGATGATGTGGCACTATCACCTTAGTATGGTAACGCTATCGTTACTAATGCTCTTATGAGCAGTTAATACTCTATTGGGACTGATTTAGTGATCATATTGCACAAAGTTCAGCAAACACCCatgaaaatatgttttttccattattatttttttttctattataattTAGAATCGGTGGCaagaaaatattttcaaatcTTACTATGTAAATATTTCAGCGGCGACAAAGAAACGTTAAGAAACGATTACGAAGATACTTAAATATACACAATATTCGAACTGAATAGAGTTGATTTGGCTAATACCTAATCGTAACAAACCTAACTTAGAGTTTTCAAACAATAAATTCAACACAAATAACTCCAACAGAgcaaataatcataatcttttaactttcaaaatcaaaataccCAAAGCAAAAATAAAGAACTAATTGATCCAGGACTCTTCATATAAGCAATGACCATCGAAGCTACACCAATGAAGTTGAATAGTTGAATCCATATGACATTTTTTGAACGCCAAACTTACGGTACTCATGTACATGTTTAAGATGAAACCCAAAACACTTGAAAGACCATACCAATGGGCAACCAACCCCATTGATGAATCCATATGACTTTTAGTTTTTGAATTAACTTTACTAAATGAGAAGTAATAATCGtaccatttatttt
This genomic window contains:
- the LOC122599508 gene encoding LRR receptor-like serine/threonine-protein kinase GSO2, giving the protein MKPYFLVLLFFILSFQTLANKNQENPISELKILLKIKSFLDPKGQTLTSWSPDAKSYCDGSFEGIACNEFGKVMNISLQGKGLFGQIPPEIGDLKSLSGLYLHFNGLHGEIPKEIGELTQLTDLYLNVNNLSGEIPTELQNMANLQVLQLCYNHLSGSLPPQLGSLKKLNVLAVQYNQLSGAIPATLGDVGTLQRLDLSFNRLFGSIPMKIADAPLLQVLDVRNNTLSGNVPLVLKKLDEGFQYANNSALCGSGFADLNVCNSSFGPENPDKPEPFGPQSKGLTPKAIPQSANVVTAQSKSKSSNAGLAAILGAVVTTMLLVAGLFSFVWYRRRKQRIGTAFETSDSRISTDQYQVKEIVNRRSASPLISLEYSNGWDPMSKSQTGSGFLQEVLESFMFNVDDVESATRFFSDSNLLGKSSFSATYKGILRDGSIVAIKRITKTSCISDETEFLKGLKILTSLKHENLVRLRGFCCSKGRGECFLIYDYVAKGNLLRYLDVKGKSGSGNVLDWSTRFSIIKGIAKGIEYLHGIKGKKPGLVHQNISAEKVLIDQNYTPLLSGSGLHKLLADDIIFSTLKGSAAMGYLAPEYTTTGRFTEKSDIYAFGMLIFQIISGKTRISLSIRQAAELCKFQEFVDANLDGKFSEPEAIMLGKIALLCTHELPGSRPTIETVTQELSNLGCTP